One Deltaproteobacteria bacterium DNA window includes the following coding sequences:
- the pyrR gene encoding bifunctional pyr operon transcriptional regulator/uracil phosphoribosyltransferase PyrR has product MDSKAIERAVARIAHEIIECNKGTENLVLLGVPTRGHELAMRLRRKIEEIEVGATVPAGAIDATLYRDDIGLKKTQPTLKKTDIPINVEGKTVVMVDDVLFTGRTIRAAMNALMDFGRPRAIQLAVLVDRGHRELPIKADYVGKNIPTRRSEVVSVRLREVDGVNEVTVGAAPAVEEGHEA; this is encoded by the coding sequence ATGGACTCGAAGGCCATAGAGCGGGCCGTGGCGCGCATCGCCCACGAGATCATAGAGTGCAACAAGGGCACCGAGAACCTCGTGCTCCTCGGGGTGCCCACCCGCGGCCACGAGCTCGCCATGCGGCTTCGCCGCAAGATCGAGGAGATCGAGGTCGGCGCCACCGTGCCCGCCGGCGCCATCGACGCCACCCTCTACCGCGACGACATAGGGCTTAAGAAGACGCAGCCCACGCTCAAGAAGACGGACATACCCATAAACGTCGAGGGCAAGACGGTCGTCATGGTCGACGACGTCCTCTTCACGGGACGCACCATAAGGGCCGCCATGAACGCCCTCATGGACTTCGGAAGGCCCAGGGCCATACAGCTTGCGGTGCTCGTGGACAGGGGGCACCGCGAGCTCCCCATCAAGGCCGACTACGTGGGCAAGAACATCCCGACCAGAAGAAGCGAGGTCGTATCCGTGAGGCTCCGCGAGGTCGACGGCGTAAACGAGGTCACCGTCGGCGCGGCGCCGGCAGTGGAGGAGGGCCATGAGGCTTAA
- a CDS encoding aspartate carbamoyltransferase catalytic subunit encodes MRLKRKDLLSIADLDASEIKLILDTAASFKEVSEREIKKVPTLRGKTVINLFYEPSTRTRTSFEIAAKRMSADAVNISVAQSSVVKGETLIDTARNIEAMRPDCIVIRHGCSGAPAMLAGLVDSSVINAGDGAREHPSQALLDMLTVREHKESFEGLKVLIVGDIAHSRVARSGIHGFTRLGARVEVCGPPTMIPRGIEELGCTVSFDLARSVRDADVIMMLRLQLERQKESFFPSVREYSRLYGLDGEKLAAAPPDAIVMHPGPINRGIEIAPEVADGRRSLILEQVENGVAVRMALFYLLLGSAPED; translated from the coding sequence ATGAGGCTTAAGCGCAAGGACCTCCTCTCCATAGCCGACCTCGACGCCTCCGAGATAAAGCTCATACTCGACACGGCCGCCTCTTTCAAGGAGGTCTCGGAGCGGGAGATAAAGAAGGTTCCCACCCTCCGCGGCAAGACGGTCATAAACCTCTTCTACGAGCCTTCGACCCGCACGCGCACCTCCTTCGAGATCGCCGCCAAGCGCATGAGCGCCGACGCCGTGAACATCTCGGTGGCCCAGAGCTCGGTCGTCAAGGGCGAGACCCTTATCGACACGGCCCGCAACATCGAGGCCATGCGGCCCGACTGCATAGTCATAAGGCACGGCTGCTCCGGCGCCCCGGCCATGCTCGCCGGTCTCGTCGATTCGTCCGTCATAAACGCCGGAGACGGAGCCCGCGAACACCCGAGCCAGGCCCTGCTCGACATGCTCACCGTGCGCGAGCACAAAGAGAGCTTCGAGGGACTCAAGGTCCTCATCGTCGGCGACATAGCCCACTCGCGCGTTGCGAGGTCCGGCATCCACGGCTTCACCAGGCTCGGCGCCCGCGTCGAGGTCTGCGGACCGCCCACCATGATACCGAGGGGCATCGAGGAGCTGGGCTGCACCGTGAGTTTCGATCTCGCCCGCTCGGTCCGCGACGCCGACGTCATAATGATGCTCAGACTCCAGCTCGAACGCCAGAAGGAGTCCTTCTTCCCCTCGGTGCGCGAGTACTCGCGCCTCTACGGCCTCGACGGGGAAAAGCTCGCCGCCGCGCCCCCGGACGCCATCGTCATGCACCCGGGCCCCATAAACCGCGGCATAGAGATAGCGCCGGAAGTGGCTGACGGAAGACGCTCGCTCATACTCGAACAGGTGGAGAACGGCGTGGCCGTGAGGATGGCCCTCTTCTACCTCCTCCTCGGCTCCGCCCCGGAGGATTGA
- a CDS encoding dihydroorotase, with amino-acid sequence MERVVVRGGRLIDPAAGIDGLYDVVVMGGRVASVRPAGAGEAGGEGWLEVDASGKVVAPGLVDLHTHLREPGQEYKETIRSGAEAAAAGGFTTILCMANTDPVNDNASVTRHIAKKAAGAPARVLPVGAVTVGLRGERLTEMAEMREAGCAAFSDDGVPVACGSVMRRALEYARICDAVVISHADDTTLSASGVMNEGAVATRLGLRGIPNAAEDAMTARDIALAELTGARLHLAHVSTAGSVELIRAAKARGVNVTAEATPHHLTLTDEAVEERGAMAKMAPPLRTRRDVEALRRGLADGTIDCVATDHAPHSPMDKDVEFELAANGVVGLETALALVLRLVDEGVLSLSDALAAMTSRPAAALGLDCGTLAVGSRADLAVIDLERTWTVEPDRFRSRGRNTPFAGMELRGAVTLTMLEGKVVYRRGGEAP; translated from the coding sequence ATGGAAAGGGTGGTTGTAAGGGGAGGCCGTCTCATCGACCCGGCCGCCGGGATTGACGGTCTCTACGACGTGGTCGTCATGGGCGGTCGCGTCGCTTCGGTCAGGCCCGCCGGGGCGGGGGAGGCCGGCGGCGAGGGGTGGCTCGAGGTCGACGCCTCGGGCAAGGTGGTGGCGCCCGGTCTCGTGGACCTCCACACCCATCTGCGCGAGCCCGGCCAGGAGTACAAGGAGACGATACGAAGCGGCGCCGAGGCGGCGGCGGCCGGCGGCTTCACCACCATACTGTGCATGGCCAACACCGATCCCGTAAACGACAACGCCTCGGTGACGCGCCACATAGCGAAGAAGGCGGCCGGCGCTCCGGCGCGGGTGCTGCCCGTCGGGGCCGTGACGGTGGGGCTGCGGGGAGAGAGGCTCACCGAGATGGCGGAGATGAGGGAGGCGGGCTGCGCCGCCTTCTCGGACGACGGCGTGCCCGTTGCGTGCGGCTCGGTCATGCGCCGGGCCCTCGAGTACGCCCGCATATGCGACGCCGTGGTCATAAGCCACGCCGACGACACCACGCTCTCGGCCTCGGGCGTCATGAACGAGGGCGCGGTGGCCACGCGGCTGGGGCTCCGCGGCATACCCAACGCCGCCGAGGACGCCATGACGGCCCGCGACATAGCCCTTGCGGAGCTGACGGGCGCAAGGCTCCACCTGGCCCACGTGAGCACGGCCGGCTCCGTGGAGCTCATACGGGCGGCCAAGGCGAGGGGGGTGAACGTTACGGCCGAGGCCACGCCGCACCACCTGACGCTCACCGACGAGGCCGTGGAGGAGCGGGGCGCCATGGCCAAGATGGCCCCGCCCCTCAGGACACGGCGCGACGTGGAGGCCCTTCGCCGCGGCCTTGCCGACGGGACCATCGACTGCGTGGCCACGGACCACGCCCCACACTCGCCGATGGACAAGGACGTGGAGTTCGAGCTCGCCGCAAACGGTGTCGTCGGACTCGAGACGGCCCTTGCCCTGGTGCTGAGGCTCGTGGACGAAGGGGTCCTCTCCCTCTCCGACGCCCTGGCGGCCATGACCTCCAGGCCAGCGGCGGCCCTCGGTCTCGACTGCGGCACCCTTGCCGTCGGCAGCAGGGCCGACCTCGCGGTCATCGACCTCGAGCGGACCTGGACCGTCGAGCCCGACCGCTTCAGGTCCA